One window of Phycisphaeraceae bacterium genomic DNA carries:
- the queC gene encoding 7-cyano-7-deazaguanine synthase QueC — translation MPAVVLLSGGLDSATVLAIARAQGHECHALSFDYGQRHRFELESAVRVAHQLGAVSHKTVAIDLRAFGGSALTDAIDVPKHRDDTAMAHDIPVTYVPARNLVFLSLACGFAEVLNANTIFIGVNAVDYSGYPDCRPAFIESFARTANLATKAGIEGHTLSIQTPLIDMTKADIIRRGHELGVDFGLTHSCYDPDAQGRACGSCDSCIIRRKGFTDAGVPDPTRYADSV, via the coding sequence ATGCCAGCTGTGGTGCTGCTCTCGGGAGGGCTTGACAGCGCAACAGTGCTGGCGATCGCTCGTGCGCAGGGACATGAATGTCACGCATTGAGCTTCGACTACGGTCAGCGCCACAGATTCGAGCTTGAAAGCGCTGTGAGAGTTGCCCATCAACTCGGTGCAGTCTCTCACAAAACCGTCGCGATCGATCTGCGCGCCTTCGGCGGATCCGCACTCACGGATGCGATTGATGTGCCGAAGCACCGAGACGACACAGCGATGGCGCACGACATCCCTGTGACATATGTGCCTGCGCGCAATCTTGTCTTTCTCTCGCTCGCATGCGGGTTTGCTGAGGTGCTCAATGCTAACACCATCTTCATTGGTGTGAACGCGGTCGATTATTCCGGCTATCCAGACTGCAGACCTGCGTTTATCGAGTCATTTGCACGCACAGCAAATCTTGCGACCAAAGCAGGCATCGAGGGGCACACGCTCTCGATCCAAACGCCGCTCATCGATATGACAAAGGCGGACATCATCCGGCGTGGACACGAACTCGGCGTTGATTTCGGGCTGACGCACTCGTGTTATGACCCGGACGCACAGGGTCGCGCGTGCGGGAGTTGTGATTCGTGCATCATCAGACGCAAAGGCTTTACAGACGCTGGCGTGCCGGACCCGACGCGATACGCGGATTCAGTCTGA
- a CDS encoding FAD-dependent oxidoreductase, whose translation MDSSDHIETFDVVIVGGGIAGIAIAERLTREAHRQGRKIRLALFEREAQLGSASSAGVEGWFHTGALYARPQYLQTFLTCLKSFEDLVNWYTDDPLFPSRSSCRVAYSDGKGISIVPSTVSLPHANTNQRHASRRGWFDSPIQLCTIPESQDGDLCGDWHNQIASMYRTVDHIYRTASWYRKELHTCQMPSVRNLLESAGPPSRCNQNVDLCSKQLTGCDMVMHSKRIMYDLAQSASSFGAHVYLHADVQLIETRAEDHLLHIRNARSGAIMRVQATHVIVAAGDRTIDLNSQQAMVSDNVSIQSRSSVMLVRQPAVMSENRVIITQSEEDCVNHIYHPGTGGGISILADANDLPCEPSEPETQAAGHRIHAKATSMFGDTIGSFSQWSMYVCKKTEVCKLDGISRDYSYWWGPRVAHWQNEHWQRLRQHDQAAAQDEIFNAQLTRQPPKTNCISTDVWATTKSLHFAALRSARQRTSQAEYDFIAVRDQAISAFASHATAPMHSAIYVIPGKFSLFPTLAHNMYLELELRGFFASLPTGIAQATNMADHCIASPRSVHILRNTRNTACFGPDSLATEAK comes from the coding sequence ATGGACTCATCTGATCACATCGAGACGTTTGATGTTGTGATCGTCGGAGGCGGCATTGCGGGGATAGCAATTGCAGAACGGCTTACCCGTGAAGCACATCGTCAGGGTCGAAAGATACGCCTGGCGCTCTTCGAGCGAGAGGCGCAACTTGGATCCGCATCGTCAGCTGGCGTCGAAGGATGGTTTCATACCGGCGCGCTATACGCCAGACCACAATATCTGCAGACATTTCTCACCTGCCTCAAATCATTCGAAGATCTCGTTAACTGGTACACAGATGATCCACTCTTTCCATCGAGATCATCGTGCAGAGTTGCATACTCAGATGGCAAAGGCATCTCGATTGTGCCATCAACTGTCTCTTTGCCACATGCCAATACCAATCAGCGGCACGCGTCTCGTCGGGGCTGGTTTGATTCGCCGATTCAGCTTTGCACAATACCCGAGTCGCAAGATGGTGATCTTTGCGGAGATTGGCACAACCAGATTGCATCGATGTATCGTACTGTCGATCACATCTATCGAACTGCGTCGTGGTATCGCAAAGAGCTTCATACGTGCCAGATGCCATCAGTCCGCAACCTGCTGGAGTCTGCTGGTCCTCCATCTCGTTGCAACCAGAACGTAGATCTATGCTCGAAACAACTCACTGGCTGCGATATGGTCATGCATTCAAAGCGAATCATGTATGATCTTGCGCAGTCTGCAAGTAGCTTTGGTGCACATGTGTATCTTCATGCAGATGTACAGCTAATCGAAACACGAGCAGAGGACCATCTGCTGCACATACGGAACGCGCGCTCTGGCGCTATTATGCGTGTACAGGCAACCCATGTGATTGTTGCTGCTGGAGACAGAACTATTGATTTGAACTCTCAGCAAGCGATGGTATCTGACAATGTTTCGATTCAGAGTCGGTCGAGTGTCATGCTCGTGCGCCAGCCCGCTGTTATGTCGGAGAACCGTGTTATAATAACACAATCGGAAGAAGACTGTGTCAATCACATCTATCACCCGGGAACCGGTGGCGGCATTTCCATTCTTGCTGATGCAAATGACCTGCCATGTGAACCATCCGAGCCAGAAACTCAAGCTGCAGGGCATCGTATCCATGCCAAGGCGACTTCGATGTTTGGTGATACCATCGGTTCATTTTCACAATGGTCAATGTACGTGTGTAAAAAAACTGAGGTCTGCAAACTTGATGGAATAAGCCGCGACTACAGCTATTGGTGGGGACCTCGGGTTGCCCACTGGCAGAATGAGCATTGGCAACGGCTTCGACAGCACGACCAAGCTGCTGCACAAGACGAAATATTCAATGCCCAACTCACCCGACAACCTCCCAAGACAAACTGCATTTCTACAGATGTCTGGGCAACAACAAAGAGTCTTCACTTTGCAGCGCTCCGATCGGCACGCCAGCGTACATCACAAGCAGAATATGATTTTATCGCAGTTCGCGACCAGGCTATCAGCGCGTTTGCTTCGCATGCCACAGCACCGATGCACTCAGCTATTTATGTGATCCCGGGAAAGTTTTCACTCTTTCCTACGCTCGCACACAATATGTATCTTGAGCTCGAGTTGCGAGGCTTCTTTGCTTCCCTTCCCACAGGTATCGCGCAAGCAACAAACATGGCTGACCACTGCATTGCGTCTCCAAGGAGTGTTCATATACTCAGGAACACAAGGAATACTGCGTGTTTCGGCCCAGACAGTTTAGCAACGGAGGCCAAATGA
- a CDS encoding LLM class flavin-dependent oxidoreductase, producing the protein MAQRPDRWPFPNSAYTSDAGQKLFRQCIDQLVYAEACGFDWVGVGEDHMTAYGLTPNPMLILSILAERTTCVKLAVLGAPLPLLNPLRVAEECAMIDVISNGRLVAGFIRGVPQNYAAYNIAPEESRQRFAEAHELILRAWQETTPFSWNSTYYNFPHVSIWPRPVQQPHPPIVYSANSETSAVFAAKSRAAIGAIHLYSLDAIDRVKSAIDAYRGQAARDGWEPDPEQFIVGFQTCVAETDELAFRKLEPALNYQYQILSGTFNAEKKALANKPEGYGYTPVEESPPTLGQRLDNHIVLCGSPSTVTRQIEYIKDTLGVGVISTHMQVGNMADADVRESMHLFGSHVAPAFRSDSKLHQDSVTTSYKPIAQSLGWHVQQTRHIHRSKWFDIVQDQLVLPSNEQREYTYIDHPGSVFMVPCTPEGQIVLIRSYRYTTDSYSWEIPAGGIGDHLELALEDVAKKELLEEIGAECTELIPLGSRFLGNGMAKHRAWCFIALGARPAQPTTDDETEHVVQIEVVDRDRAKQMAIDGIVDDGDSALALLLALDYIDRNQSLFSQDKK; encoded by the coding sequence TTGGCACAACGGCCGGACCGTTGGCCGTTCCCAAACTCTGCCTATACATCCGATGCAGGGCAGAAGTTGTTCCGTCAGTGCATAGATCAGCTTGTGTATGCTGAAGCATGCGGGTTCGACTGGGTTGGCGTCGGTGAAGACCATATGACTGCGTATGGCCTGACACCAAATCCGATGCTGATCCTCTCGATTCTTGCAGAAAGAACGACGTGCGTAAAACTCGCGGTTCTTGGAGCACCGTTACCACTCCTGAATCCACTGAGAGTAGCAGAAGAGTGTGCGATGATTGATGTGATCAGTAATGGTCGTCTCGTTGCAGGGTTTATTCGAGGTGTGCCACAGAACTATGCGGCGTACAACATCGCGCCCGAAGAATCCAGGCAACGATTTGCAGAGGCGCACGAACTTATTCTCCGCGCATGGCAGGAAACAACACCATTCAGCTGGAACTCAACATATTACAACTTCCCACATGTGTCGATCTGGCCGCGGCCTGTGCAGCAGCCGCATCCACCGATTGTGTATTCAGCGAATAGCGAAACCTCTGCTGTCTTTGCTGCAAAGTCACGGGCAGCCATTGGCGCTATCCATCTTTACTCGCTGGATGCTATCGACAGAGTCAAGTCGGCGATTGATGCGTATAGGGGGCAAGCAGCCAGAGATGGATGGGAACCAGATCCAGAGCAGTTTATCGTTGGATTTCAGACTTGTGTTGCTGAAACCGACGAACTCGCATTTCGAAAACTGGAACCCGCCCTCAACTATCAGTATCAGATACTTTCTGGCACGTTTAATGCGGAGAAGAAGGCGCTTGCAAACAAACCCGAGGGATACGGCTACACGCCGGTCGAGGAATCTCCGCCCACGCTTGGGCAGCGCCTTGATAATCATATTGTGCTGTGCGGATCTCCAAGCACTGTGACACGTCAGATTGAGTACATAAAGGATACGCTTGGTGTGGGTGTTATCAGCACACATATGCAGGTGGGCAATATGGCTGATGCCGATGTGAGAGAGAGCATGCACCTGTTTGGATCGCATGTTGCCCCAGCTTTCAGGTCTGATTCGAAACTACATCAGGACTCAGTCACGACTTCATATAAACCGATTGCTCAATCTCTTGGATGGCATGTCCAACAGACCAGACATATACACAGGAGCAAGTGGTTTGACATCGTGCAGGATCAGCTCGTTCTGCCGTCGAACGAACAACGGGAGTACACATATATCGATCATCCCGGCTCTGTGTTTATGGTTCCCTGCACACCCGAGGGTCAGATTGTACTGATACGGTCATATCGCTACACAACAGACTCATACTCATGGGAGATTCCAGCGGGCGGTATTGGGGATCATCTCGAGCTTGCTCTTGAAGATGTTGCAAAGAAGGAACTCCTTGAGGAAATCGGGGCTGAGTGTACAGAACTGATCCCACTCGGAAGTCGATTTCTTGGAAACGGCATGGCAAAGCACAGGGCGTGGTGCTTTATAGCTCTCGGGGCTCGGCCGGCCCAGCCAACCACGGACGATGAAACAGAGCACGTGGTACAGATTGAAGTTGTTGATCGTGATCGTGCAAAGCAGATGGCAATCGATGGCATCGTTGATGATGGAGATTCTGCGCTCGCCCTGTTGCTCGCACTTGACTATATCGATCGCAACCAAAGCCTGTTCTCACAGGACAAGAAGTAG
- a CDS encoding DegT/DnrJ/EryC1/StrS aminotransferase family protein, with protein sequence MPDVSPFHLDLTENEIEALQQTFGDILRSGQLILNKHTEQFEREFADMAGVQHAVAVSTGTSALQMLLMAHSADGKPVAVPTNTNFASVAAILAAGGHPVLLDMDPRTFAPSLQMLEESYQRDKIAGVVWVHIGGLISPEFGAVSEFCRTRKLFLIEDAAHAHGSMFNGTSAGAFGDGGAFSFFPTKVMTTMEGGMVTTHNSDIADLARSYRNQGKGAAKFGSDHLHLGSSWRLSELAAAIGVVQLRKLDSMIARRAKAADAMARTLDDIQVQYCPYQHMDRASQYKLIVRYSHGVPCDEIKARLRSHGVIAGGGVYERPCHVQPAFADITVPKDGFPVADALCPKHVCPPLTSGMTDDDIACVCEALKAVLG encoded by the coding sequence TTGCCAGACGTATCACCGTTCCATCTTGATCTTACCGAGAACGAGATTGAAGCTCTTCAACAAACGTTTGGCGATATTCTGCGCTCAGGCCAACTTATTCTGAACAAACATACCGAGCAGTTTGAACGCGAGTTTGCTGACATGGCAGGAGTGCAGCACGCAGTTGCTGTCAGCACTGGCACATCGGCGTTGCAGATGCTCCTGATGGCTCATTCTGCGGATGGCAAGCCTGTTGCTGTACCAACAAACACGAACTTCGCCTCTGTGGCCGCAATCCTGGCTGCGGGTGGACACCCGGTGCTCCTCGATATGGATCCGCGGACATTTGCACCATCTCTGCAAATGCTTGAAGAGTCATATCAGCGTGACAAGATTGCGGGTGTGGTGTGGGTGCATATCGGCGGGCTGATCTCGCCGGAGTTCGGAGCTGTCTCTGAGTTCTGCAGAACCAGAAAACTCTTTCTTATTGAAGATGCTGCACACGCGCACGGAAGTATGTTCAACGGCACATCTGCGGGTGCATTTGGTGATGGTGGTGCGTTCTCGTTCTTCCCGACGAAGGTCATGACGACGATGGAGGGCGGGATGGTTACGACACACAACTCGGATATTGCGGATCTGGCTCGATCATATCGGAATCAAGGCAAGGGAGCTGCAAAGTTTGGAAGCGACCATCTTCACCTCGGATCGAGTTGGCGACTTTCAGAACTTGCTGCAGCGATAGGCGTGGTGCAACTGCGCAAGCTGGATTCGATGATTGCGCGTCGTGCAAAGGCTGCGGATGCCATGGCTCGTACACTTGACGATATCCAAGTGCAATACTGCCCGTATCAACACATGGACCGAGCCAGCCAGTACAAGCTGATCGTGCGGTATTCTCACGGTGTGCCCTGTGACGAGATAAAAGCACGTTTGCGCTCGCATGGTGTCATTGCTGGTGGCGGCGTGTACGAACGCCCATGCCACGTTCAGCCCGCATTCGCAGATATCACAGTGCCAAAGGATGGATTTCCGGTTGCAGACGCACTGTGCCCAAAGCATGTGTGTCCACCACTCACATCAGGCATGACAGATGATGATATTGCGTGTGTGTGCGAAGCTCTGAAAGCTGTGCTGGGATGA